One window of the Colletotrichum destructivum chromosome 4, complete sequence genome contains the following:
- a CDS encoding Putative oligopeptide transporter, OPT superfamily: protein MAFNKWRGKVSERPIVVDAVTTGTDAQGLETVNPEAELKKFKKLHKWDPFLEIDTLDTAENALNSGDYEKEAAVEAALHEDSPYAEVRASVLPFDDPDMPINTIRAWTIGAVMCTIVAACNILLGLRRSPIIITSTVVQLVSYPMGCAWAQFVPEVTFRLFGNELSTNPGPFNVKEHTIITMMTAAGASASYAIDILLAQELFYKQFFGWGFQVLLIISTQAMGLGIAGILRRYLVWPAAMVWPATLITTTVMNSLHDHSSSDPALTNGWRIGRYKFFLIVAAGTFVYEWIPEVFAQFLQIFTFVCWIAPKNVVVNQIFGGQTGLGLIPISFDWSIISGYLLSPLQTPAFAIANVGVGIIIMLLGCVGLSWGGPDFYRYLPISANQNFDHFAEAYNTSRILTPDFTFNETAYKEYSPLILGPAFSLSYGMGFAGLISTLVHVALFYGRDIVDRTRSATNEEADVHLKLMRRYKEAPEWWFMIMFGVSFAFGMIASQVWSTHLTWWAYIICILIGSFFILPVGIIQAVTNQQTGLNVVTEMIVGYMTPGRPVAMMLFKSWGYMLCYNGLQYVSDMKVGHYMKIPPRTMFAAQTFAVVWLSLVQLASYNFLRGNIDGICTPSQAQGLTCPQARTFYNASVIWGVIGPRRMFGAGQLYSWVNYFWLIGAVCPVIQYFLARRYPRSMLRYVFFPAIFGAAGMIPPATIWWLGQWVIVGLIFNWWIRARYTGWWTRYNYVLSGALDIGTALCIVVSGLALGLSNTTFPDWWGNTVPFNNLDSDGAAVSKILPKDGSFIGPTSW from the exons atggCCTTTAACAAGTGGAGGGGCAAGGTGTCGGAGCGGCCCATCgtggtcgacgccgtcacgaCCGGCACCGACGCGCAGGGGCTCGAGACGGTCAACCCGGAGGCCGAGCTGAAGAAGTTCAAGAAGCTTCACAAGTGGGATCCCTTCCTGGAGATCGACACGCTCGACACGGCCGAGAATGCGCTCAACTCGGGCGACtacgagaaggaggccgccgtcgaggccgccctccACGAGGACTCTCCCTACGCCGAGGTCCGGGCTTCG GTACTACCCTTTGATGACCCCGACATGCCCATTAACACGATCCGCGCGTGgaccatcggcgccgtcatgtgcaccatcgtcgccgcctgcaACATCCTGCTCGGCCTGCGCCGCTcgcccatcatcatcacctcCACCGTCGTCCAGCTGGTGTCGTACCCGATGGGCTGCGCCTGGGCCCAGTTCGTGCCCGAGGTGACGTTCCGCCTCTTCGGCAACGAGCTCAGCACGAACCCGGGGCCCTTCAACGTCAAGGAgcacaccatcatcaccatgatgacggcggccggcgctTCGGCCAGCTACGCCATCGACATCCTGCTCGCCCAGGAGCTCTTCTACAAGCAGTTCTTCGGCTGGGGCTTCCAGGTGCTGCTCATCATCTCGACGCAGGCCATgggcctcggcatcgccggcatcTTGCGCCGCTACCTCGTCTGGCCGGCCGCCATGGTGTGGCCGGCGACGCTCATCACGACGACCGTCATGAACTCCCTCCACGACCACTCGTCCTCGGACCCAGCCCTGACCAACGGCTGGAGGATCGGCCGCTACAAGTTCTTCCTCATTGTGGCTGCCGGGACCTTCGTGTACGAGTGGATCCCCGAGGTGTTTGCGCAGTTCCTGCAGATTTTCACCTTTGTCTGCTGGATCGCGCCCAagaacgtcgtcgtcaaccaGATCTTTGGCGGCCAgaccggcctcggcctcatcCCCATCTCCTTCGACTGGAGCATCATCTCGGGATACTTGCTGTCCCCGCTGCAGACCCCGgccttcgccatcgccaacgtcggcgtcggcatcatcatcatgctGCTCGGCTGCGTCGGCCTGTCCTGGGGCGGCCCCGACTTCTACCGCTACCTGCCCATCAGCGCGAACCAGAACTTTGACCACTTCGCCGAGGCCTACAACACGAGCCGCATCCTGACGCCCGACTTCACCTTCAACGAGACGGCCTACAAGGAGTACTCGcccctcatcctcggcccGGCCTTCTCGCTGAGCTACGGCATGGGCTTCGCTGGCCTCATCAGCACGCTCGTCCACGTCGCCCTCTTCTACGGccgcgacatcgtcgaccgcACGCGCTCCGCCAccaacgaggaggccgacgtGCACCTCAAGCTCATGCGGCGGTACAAGGAGGCGCCCGAGTGGTGGTTCATGATCATGTTCGGTGTCAGCTTCGCCTTCGGCATGATCGCCTCGCAGGTCTGGAGCACGCACCTGACGTGGTGGGCGTACATCATCTGCATCCTCATCGGGtccttcttcatcctgcccgtcggcatcatccAGGCCGTCACCAACCAGCAGACGGGCCTCAACGTCGTCACCGAGATGATCGTCGGCTACATGACGCCCGGCCGCCCCGTCGCTATGATGCTCTTCAAGTCGTGGGGCTACATGCTCTGCTACAACGGCCTGCAGTACGTCTCCGACATGAAAGTCGGCCACTACATGAAGATCCCGCCGCGCACCATGTTCGCCGCCCAGACCTTCGCCGTCGTGTGGCTGTCCTTGGTCCAGCTCGCTTCCTACAACTTCCTGCGCGGCAACATCGACGGCATCTGCACCCCGAGCCAGGCCCAGGGCCTCACCTGCCCCCAGGCTCGCACTTTTTACAACGCCAGCGTCATCTGGGGCGTCATCGGGCCCCGCCGCAtgttcggcgccggccagcTGTACTCGTGGGTCAACTACTTCTggctcatcggcgccgtctgcCCCGTCATCCAGTacttcctcgcccgccgctACCCGCGCAGCATGCTCCGCTATGTCTTCTTCCCGGCCatcttcggcgccgccggtaTGATCCCTCCCGCGACCATCTGGTGGCTGGGACAGTGGGTTATTGTCGGTCTCATCTTCAACTGGTGGATCCGTGCCCGCTACACGGGCTGGTGGA CTCGCTACAACTACGTGCTTTCCGGTGCTCTCGACATCGGTACCGCCCTCTGCATTGTGGTCTCCGGCCTTGCCCTGGGTCTGTCCAACACGACGTTCCCCGACTGGTGGGGCAACACGGTCCCCTTTAACAACCTGGACTCGGATGGTGCTGCCGTCAGCAAGATCCTTCCCAAGGATGGATCTTTCATCGGACCGACCTCCTGGTAG
- a CDS encoding Putative auxiliary Activity family 9, protein MKFLASILPFVACAGAHTIFQRLTVNGADQGRLTGIRAPEKTDPIQDVNDAGFACNNNIRHEDRSLVAVPAGARVGALWAHGIDGPLYPNDVDNPIAPSHKGPIMVYLAKVDDAVSANRNPKGALDWFKISEKGLGDDGVWAVDELIADDGWYNFTMPSCVAPGQYLMRVEILALHGAYDQGGAQFYMGCAQIRVDGGGNGKPPSELVRFPGAYSATDPSIHVSIYDDYGQPNNAGRPYRIPGPKVLSCN, encoded by the exons atgAAGTTCCTCGCCAGCATCCTACCCTTCGTCGCTTGCGCCGGCGCGCACACCATCTTCCAGCGGCTGaccgtcaacggcgccgaccaGGGACGCCTGACAGGCATCCGCGCGCCCGAGAAGACCGATCCCATACAGGACGTCAACGACGCCGGCTTTGCgtgcaacaacaacatccgGCACGAGGACAGGTCTCTTGTCGCCgtgcccgccggcgccagggTGGGCGCGCTCTGGGCTCACGGCATCGACGGGCCCCTGTACCCgaacgacgtcgacaaccCCATCGCCCCGAGCCACAAAG GCCCTATTATGGTGTACCTCGCCAAGGTAGACGATGCCGTGTCCGCCAACAGGAACCCCAAGGGCGCCCTGGACTGGTTCAAGATCTCGGAAAAgggtctcggcgacgacggcgtctgGGCCGTGGACGAGCTgatcgccgacgacgggtGGTACAACTTCACCATGCCCTCCTGCGTCGCCCCGGGTCAGTACCTCATGAGGGTCGAGATCCTCGCCCTGCACGGCGCGTACGACCAAGGAGGGGCCCAATTCTACATGGGATGCGCGCA GATCCGGGTCGACGGGGGCGGGAACGGGAAGCCCCCATCGGAGCTCGTCAGGTTCCCCGGCGCCTACAGCGCGACGGACCCGAGCATCCACGTCAGCATCTATGATGACTACGGCCAACCGAACAACGCGGGGAGGCCGTACAGGATCCCAGGTCCCAAGGTTCTCTCCTGCAACTGA
- a CDS encoding Putative intradiol ring-cleavage dioxygenase, catechol dioxygenase codes for MGSLQNGDGQHQGLGQDFTKQVIASMGKETDPRLRQVLASFIQHIHDFAREVDLTTDEWMAGVNMINWAGQMSNDRRNEGQLLCDVIGLESLVDDITNRVATKNGAPGTATAILGPFWRADTPVRPNGGDIVLKCPEDGEVAFMYGQVTCSNTGKPVANASVDVWQASTNGLYEQQDADQPEHNLRGKFITDEEGRYGFYFLRPTPYPVPGDGPAGKLLDMLHRHHYRPAHIHFIVQSEGFKSVTTQVFDQDSEYLDDDSVFAVKDGLTVKFTERKDDPKAAKELEYNIKLASEK; via the exons ATGGGCTCACTACAGAACGGAGATGGCCAGCACCAGGGTCTCGGCCAGGATTTCACGAAGCAGGTCATCGCGTCCATGGGCAAGGAGACGGACCCCAGGCTCCGCCAGGTGCTGGCCTCCTTCATCCAGCACATCCACGACTTCGCCCGCGAGGTCGACCTCACGACGGATGAGTGGATGGCCGGCGTCAACATGATCAACTGGGCCGGCCAGATGAGCAACGACCGCCGCAACGAGGGCCAGCTCCTCTGCGATGTCATCGGCCTGGAATC GCTCGTGGACGACATCACGAACCGGGTGGCCACCAAGAACGGCGCCCCcgggacggcgacggcgatcctGGGCCCTTTCTGGCGCGCAGACACGCCCGTCCGCCCtaacggcggcgacatcgtcctcaAGTGccccgaggacggcgaggtcgcctTCATGTATGGCCAGGTGACGTGTTCCAACACCGGGAAGCCTGTGGCCAACGCATCTGTCGACGTGTGGCAGGCCTCAACAAATG GGTTGTACGAACAGCAGGACGCGGACCAGCCGGAGCACAACCTGCGCGGCAAGTTCAtcacggacgaggagggccgcTACGGGTTCTACTTCCTCCGGCCCACGCCTTACCCG GTCCCCGGCGACGGACCGGCCGGGAAGCTGCTGGATATGCTCCACCGTCATCACTACAGACCGGCTCACATCCACTTCATC GTCCAATCGGAAGGGTTCAAGTCGGTGACCACGCAGGTCTTCGACCAGGACTCGGAGTACCTGGACGACGACTCCGTGTTTGCGGTCAAGGACGGGCTGACGGTGAAGTTCACGGAGAGAAAGGACGAccccaaggccgccaaggagctcgagtACAACATCAAGTTGGCCTCCGAGAAGTAG
- a CDS encoding Putative CoA-transferase family III, protein MSGREYSSVAETKRLLDFVLGQVRIPADAEKIARNVRFSAARNLPYFPIPFKETELVAALKAIEGGVAGALAATKYGTAGGNRVSVNLEKSTAFLIQAYLATVGGYGKLDREVKQYLKDTDLLQAQSDPYRRMSANLYETKRPGEYYHIHGSLEASTTLRMIGLEPFRPDLKDHDAIVQTIESHVRNFTVEELERMNGEKRQAGVPVLKHEDFIRTPHGATNLRLPPWSVDVLEDSTPPTPLPSTPDRRILSGIKVLELCRIIAGPVIGRILAEYGADVLKITGPGLSDVPFFQVDGNMGKRAADLDLKTEDGRRRFETLLADADVVLDGYRPGALQKLGYGAAALAKLAEKRGRGFVYVSENCFGYQGEWRQRPGWQQIADCVSGVAWEQGRFMGLDEPVVPPFPISDYGTGCIGAIAALTGLHNRAVRGGSWHGKASLLQYDLLLVRAGQYPDDVKRELRRLAGDEFLALRHSHSVDQISGTALRAMRRYAPALFGGSSSGVRERWYAKGYGAEIEVVRPVVEMDGVDIGFRRASRPNGSDEASWEFGSEEGEDHRVACTNGVSKTS, encoded by the exons ATGTCGGGTCGAGAGTACTcgtccgtcgccgagacgaagCGCCTCCTCGACTTCGTTCTCGGCCAGGTGCGCAtccccgccgacgccgagaagattGCAAGAAACGTGCGCTTCTCGGCAGCTCGCAACCTGCCGTACTTCCCGATCCCCTTCAAGGAGACGGAACTGGTCGCGGCCCTGAAGGCCATCGAAGGCGGTGTGGCCGGTGCACTCGCGGCCACCAAGTACGGAACCGCCGGCGGGAACAGAGTTTCCGTGAACCTGGAGAAGAGCACGGCGTTCCTGATTCAAGCATATCTGGCAACGGTCGGGGGCTATGGCAAGCTGGATCGTGAAGTGAAGCAGTATTTGAAAG ACACGGATCTGCTCCAGGCCCAGTCCGACCCTTACCGCCGCATGTCCGCCAACCTGTACGAGACGAAACGGCCAGGCGAATACTACCACATCCATGGGTCCCTCGAGGCGTCGACCACGCTCCGCATGATCGGGCTGGAACCCTTCCGACCGGACCTGAAAGACCACGACGCAATCGTCCAGACGATCGAGTCTCACGTCAGGAACTTCACggtggaggagctggagcgtATGAACGGCGAGAAACGCCAGGCGGGCGTCCCCGTCCTCAAGCACGAGGACTTTATTAGAACACCACAC GGCGCCACGAATCTCAGGCTGCCGCCATGGAGCGTCGACGTCCTGGAAGACTCGACACCGCCaacgccgctgccgagcaCGCCGGACAGGCGCATCCTGTCCGGCATCAAGGTGCTCGAGCTGTGCCGCATCATCGCGGGGCCCGTCATCGGCCGCATCCTGGCCGAAtacggcgccgacgtgctGAAGATCACGGGCCCGGGCCTCAGCGAcgtgcccttcttccaggtcgacggcaaCATGGGCAAGCGCGCCGcggacctcgacctcaagaCCGAGGACGGGAGGCGGCGCTTCGAGACCCTGctggccgatgccgacgtcgTGCTCGACGGGTACCGGCCCGGCGCGCTGCAGAAGCTCGGCTACGGCGCCGCCGCACTggccaagctggccgagaagcgcgGCCGGGGGTTCGTGTACGTGAGCGAGAACTGCTTCGGCTACCAGGGCGAATGGCGGCAGAGGCCCGGATGGCAGCAGATCGCCGACTGC GTGAGCGGAGTGGCGTGGGAGCAGGGCCGCTTCATGGGGCTCGACGAGCCCGTCGTGCCCCCGTTCCCCATCTCCGACTACGGCACAGGATgcatcggcgccatcgccgcgcTGACGGGCCTCCACAACAGGGCCGTCCGGGGCGGGTCGTGGCACGGCAAGGCTTCGCTGCTCCAGTACGACTTGCTCCTCGTCAGGGCCGGGCAGTACCCGGACGATGTCAAGCGCGAGCTGCGGAggctcgccggcgacgagttCCTCGCGCTGAGGCACAGCCACAGCGTCGACCAGATCTCGGGTACGGCGCTGAGGGCCATGCGGCGGTATGCGCCGGCGCTGTTCGGCGGCTCGTCGTCCGGCGTCCGGGAGAGGTGGTACGCCAAGGGGTacggcgccgagatcgaAGTCGTGCGGCCCGTCGTGGAgatggacggcgtcgataTCGGGTTCAGGAGGGCCAGCAGACCCAACGGCTCGGACGAGGCGAGCTGGGAGTTTGggtcggaggagggggaggatcACCGGGTTGCCTGCACGAACGGGGTCTCCAAGACTTCATGA
- a CDS encoding uncharacterized protein (Putative zn(2)Cys(6) fungal-type DNA-binding domain, transcription factor domain, fungi), with amino-acid sequence MPTKRVRQSERRRCVQACANCKRRKERCDGQQPCRRCVIRRVERDCAFASPPTAFDAPKGGSSSARTPDRLSSYPLPPLLPSHPSHPPSHSPSHPPSHSPSHPPSHPPHGTPAAHGHHAFNPYGQAAAASFHENGSVLSSHHHHRRASSQLSHLSQSTVVPQVSRLIADSKGRFMFIGDAANLAFVKVIRRLVRDRVGSCPFTDDPLRHIMVEATPEGRPRWAVTNPADVPAKPSPEQARYLLRWYLRATNCILDVFDEAELLEDLEHWLRGEPTTTIQDDEAMNCLFYLAFAIGAQRCPDGDRDRDADAERYFNYGRFLAVSYAMENPTNNTVRSYVLITVYLLGASRRNSAFMHLGVAVRAAYALGIHRRDGDIPARLFSAREKDTRERLWKALRVLDLFLSASLGRPLATSETRDTAPSSSSSSSSEGKGDGDGDGDGVHYSASLDLCAIFESILNDVYAKRMVSADALERISERHRRWAARFSDGLAADGMKPSRYVDAADGERYPNMGLYYLKKAYYWSIMLLSRPFLIDFVSRNIARSQASATAWGDDTHTHTHTPQSSQPSPSSQLLVHACVDSAIRTVDLLSSLISNKNVAKRHPFVINSAFVSALVLGLAIFGDLDATFPLDRGLDDARALLRKFSRHDPVASRELSIVEHLQGACVLYRERRARRKMECQGVLIGELFGTVHEGAPAATEMFRAGPSLFHRGAGGFGPGPGPGLGLVDHRHGDDSEVEAEAGEVSGVIQSVSLTTGSTDGPSMMDGEAGRGPNAPPMDMFLPMSPRTLLFDSYGQDMPFFPTMDASLAHLGYADDVMLSDTGVLLEPAC; translated from the coding sequence ATGCCCACAAAACGAGTCCGCCAGAGCGAGCGGCGCAGATGCGTCCAAGCTTGCGCCAACTGCAAACGGCGCAAGGAGCGCTGCGATGGCCAACAACCCTGTAGGAGGTGTGTGATCCGCCGAGTTGAGCGCGACTGTGCCTTTGCCAGTCCGCCGACGGCTTTCGATGCTCCAAAAGGCGGCTCCTCGTCTGCGAGAACCCCGGATCGTCTGAGTTCTtatcctcttcctcctcttcttccttctcatCCTTCTCATCCCCCTTCTCATTCCccttctcatcctccttctcattccccttctcatcctccttctcatcctcctcacGGAACCCCGGCCGCCCACGGTCATCATGCCTTCAACCCGTACGggcaggccgccgccgcctctttTCACGAAAATGGCAGTGTCCTGTCCAgtcaccatcatcacagGCGGGCCTCGTCACAGCTCAGCCACCTCTCCCAGAGCACCGTGGTGCCGCAGGTATCCCGGCTCATCGCCGACAGCAAGGGTCGCTTCATGTtcatcggcgacgccgccaaccTGGCATTCGTCAAGGTCATCCGCCGTCTAGTCCGCGACCGGGTTGGCTCGTGTCCCTTCACCGACGACCCGCTGCGTCACATCATGGTCGAGGCCACCCCGGAAGGGCGTCCGAGATGGGCCGTCACGAACCCGGCCGACGTCCCCGCCAAGCCGAGTCCGGAGCAGGCGAGATACCTGCTCCGGTGGTACCTGCGGGCGACCAACTGcatcctcgacgtcttcgacgaggcggagctgctggaggacCTCGAGCACTGGCTGCGCGGCGAGCCAACTACGACGAtccaggacgacgaggccatgaaCTGCCTCTTCTACCTGGCCTTCGCCATCGGAGCCCAGCGGTGTCCCGACGgcgaccgcgaccgcgacgccgacgccgagaggTACTTCAACTACGGccgcttcctcgccgtctcgtACGCCATGGAGAACCCGACCAACAACACGGTGCGCAGCTACGTCCTCATCACCGTctacctcctcggcgcctcgcGGCGCAACTCGGCCTTCATgcacctcggcgtcgccgtccgtGCCGCCTACGCGCTGGGCATCCACCGAAGAGACGGCGACATCCCGGCCCGCCTCTTCTCGGCGCGGGAGAAGGACACCCGGGAGCGCCTGTGGAAGGCCCTTCGCGTCCTCGACCTGTTCCTGAGCGCGTCCCTGGGCCGCCCGCTGGCCACCTCCGAGACCCGCGACACGGCgccttcatcctcgtcgtcctcgtcgagcgagggaaagggggacggggacggggacggggacggggtGCACTACTCTGCCTCGCTGGATCTCTGCGCCATCTTCGAGTCCATCCTGAACGATGTCTATGCCAAGCGCATGGTGTCCGCCGACGCTTTGGAGCGCATCAGCGAGCGGCATCGTCGTTGGGCCGCGAGGTTCagcgacggcctcgccgccgacggcatgAAGCCGAGCAGgtacgtcgacgccgccgacggcgaaaGGTATCCCAACATGGGGCTCTATTACCTGAAAAAAGCATACTACTGGAGCATCATGCTGCTATCCCGGCCGTTCCTCATCGATTTTGTCTCGAGGAACATTGCGCGGTCCCAGGCGTCGGCGACAGCATGGGGCGACgatacacatacacacacacatacaccacAGTCGTCGCAGCCGTCACCGTCGAGtcagctcctcgtccacgccTGCGTCGACTCGGCGATCCGCACCGTCGACCTCCTGTCGAGCCTCATATCGAACAAGAACGTCGCCAAGCGGCACCCCTTCGTCATCAACTCGGCCTTTGTCTCGGCGCTCGTCCTCGGGTTGGCCATCTTCGGCGACCTGGACGCCACGTTCCCGCTGGaccgcggcctcgacgacgcgcgGGCGCTCCTGCGCAAGTTCAGCCGGCACGACCCGGTCGCGAGCAGGGAGCTGTCCATCGTCGAGCACCTCCAGGGCGCCTGCGTACTGTACAGGGAGAGGCGGGCGCGACGCAAGATGGAGTGCCAGGGCGTGCTGATCGGCGAGCTCTTCGGCACCGTCCACGAGGGcgccccggcggcgacggagatgTTCAGGGCGGGGCCGAGCCTCTTTCATCGGGGAGCCGGTGGCTTCGGTCCCGGTCCCGGTcccggtctcggtctcgtAGACCACAGACACGGAGACGATTCGGaggtggaggcggaggcgggcgaggtgagCGGTGTGATTCAGAGTGTTTCCTTGACGACCGGGAGCACGGATGggccgtcgatgatggacggcgaggccggtCGAGGGCCGAACGCGCCCCCGATGGACATGTTTCTCCCcatgtcgccgaggacgctgCTTTTTGACTCGTACGGCCAA